One segment of Ipomoea triloba cultivar NCNSP0323 chromosome 12, ASM357664v1 DNA contains the following:
- the LOC115999323 gene encoding uncharacterized protein LOC115999323: MTVEESSTGSAQHGDAHLADRRARPVGRVSDRRTNRVGDQPVREERQLDEEDSPRLQMARMQERIDRLQQELRERVGAGKEPSCSLVATPFTDDIMSARYPQDLQIPLAHTYSGRAFFATLVGKAAEWFKGLEQGSIRNFGQLADKFVKRFAVSKSRKKSYTCLNKVNQAVGEPLSTFLFKWESEVNEVEPMEDRVAIQAFLASLCSGALYYDLIVNPPRTYEEAITRAKHHADATEANMAKRRDEQPVNRDRGHDQRKNKPPFRHVKQYNRPEDVPRFTPLNRPLVEVLQFAEQCNLIHPPEPIPEGEDKRKYCSFHRVKGHNTSECMALRMLIEQLIQKGELRQFVMKEDRNQGKTERNVMKRNPERHDKAFVPPGSADEKAVGKKPVIHVIYGGPEGGDSSRQRKQWARNLYVGTIHSEPREKRKRTEPILFTDDDLPLNGEAQNDPLIITLDVNGTDVQRVLVDTRSSVNILYFDVFARLGLSTDQLTPIRTPLSGFTGDSIEAEGVINLNVELGSQPNTLKTTMDFVVVKLKCVHNAILGRPGITRAAAIIXHEPLVHEVPYT; this comes from the exons ATGACTGTGGAGGAAAGCAGCACCGGGAGTGCACAACATGGGGACGCCCATTTAGCTGACAGAAGGGCCCGACCGGTCGGTCGGGTGAGTGATCGGCGGACCAATCGAGTAGGCGATCAACCGGTTAGGGAAGAGAGGCAACTCGATGAAGAGGATAGTCCCCGACTCCAAATGGCCAGGATGCAGGAAAGAATAGATCGTTTACAACAAGAGCTTCGCGAGAGAGTCGGCGCGGGAAAAGAACCATCATGCTCGCTGGTTGCCACCCCCTTTACGGACGACATCATGAGTGCCCGCTATCCGCAAGACCTCCAAATCCCGCTGGCCCACACTTATTCCGGACG AGCTTTCTTCGCTACCTTAGTCGGTAAGGCGGCCGAATGGTTCAAGGGTTTAGAGCAGGGGTCGATCAGAAACTTCGGTCAGTTGGCCGATAAGTTTGTAAAGCGTTTCGCTGTAAGTAAATCGAGAAAGAAATCTTACACTTGCCTGAACAAGGTAAACCAAGCTGTGGGAGAACCGTTGTCTACTTTCCTATTCAAATGGGAAAGTGAGGTTAATGAGGTTGAACCGATGGAGGACCGGGTGGCAATCCAAGCTTTCCTTGCATCACTTTGTTCCGGGGCGCTCTACTACGACCTCATAGTTAATCCCCCCCGAACCTATGAGGAGGCCATCACCAGAGCCAAGCATCATGCAGATGCCACCGAAGCTAACATGGCAAAGAGACGCGATGAGCAGCCGGTCAATCGGGACAGAGGCCACgatcaaaggaaaaataaaccacCGTTCAGACACGTCAAACAATACAATCGACCAGAAGATGTACCACGTTTCACTCCGTTGAACAGACCCCTGGTGGAAGTCTTGCAGTTTGCCGAGCAATGCAATCTGATCCACCCACCGGAGCCGATACCCGAGGGGGAGGACAAGAGAAAGTATTGTTCTTTCCACAGAGTCAAGGGACACAATACTTCGGAGTGCATGGCCTTGCGCATGCTCATTGAACAACTCATTCAGAAGGGAGAGTTGAGGCAATTTGTGATGAAAGAGGATAGAAATCAAGGAAAAACGGAAAGGAATGTGATGAAAAGGAATCCCGAAAGGCACGACAAGGCATTCGTCCCACCCGGGTCAGCTGATGAGAAGGCGGTCGGAAAGAAACCAGTGATCCACGTCATCTACGGGGGCCCTGAAGGAGGCGACTCTTCACGACAAAGGAAGCAATGGGCGAGAAACTTATACGTTGGGACGATTCATTCGGAACCTCGAGAGAAGAGAAAGCGTACAGAGCCAATACTTTTCACTGACGATGATCTACCACTCAATGGGGAAGCCCAAAATGATCCACTCATCATCACACTAGATGTCAACGGAACGGATGTCCAGCGGGTGCTGGTTGACACAAGGAGCTCAGTGAACATCCTATATTTTGATGTCTTTGCTCGATTGGGTCTGTCCACCGATCAGTTAACCCCCATTCGGACCCCGCTGTCTGGTTTCACCGGTGACTCCATAGAAGCAGAGGGAGTCATCAACTTGAATGTGGAGTTGGGCAGCCAACCAAACACATTGAAGactaccatggactttgtggtagtGAAATTGAAGTGTGTTCACAACGCCATACTTGGGCGACCAGGTATCACTCGCGCAGCTGCTATTATATNCCATGAACCACTTGTGCATGAAGTTCCATACACCTAA